From the genome of Helicobacter pylori, one region includes:
- a CDS encoding DNA adenine methylase: MNYIGSKYKLIPFIKENIHAVVGHDLFGAIFCDLFAGTGIVGRAFKKAVHKIISNDLEYYSFVLNQNYIGNIQEIPNKEELIDEINSVALKKGFIYSHYSLGGSSRQYFSETNAQKIDAMRLKIEELKLSQNIDNHAYYFLLASLLESADKVANTASVYGAFLKRLKKSAQKELILKGAHFDLSLNANEVYQQDASELIGKISGDILYLDPPYNARQYGSNYHLLNTIAAYTPFAPKGKTGLPSYQKSSFCSRAKILNAFENLIKTARFKYIFLSYNNEGLMSETEIGNILKKYGAYSLITKTYMRFKADSKCAHKAAHTKECLHILIK, from the coding sequence ATGAACTACATCGGCTCTAAATACAAACTCATTCCCTTTATTAAAGAAAATATCCATGCGGTTGTAGGTCATGATCTCTTTGGTGCGATTTTTTGTGATCTATTCGCTGGGACGGGCATTGTGGGGCGTGCGTTTAAAAAGGCTGTCCATAAAATCATCTCTAACGATTTGGAATATTATAGCTTTGTTTTGAATCAAAATTATATCGGCAACATTCAAGAAATCCCTAATAAAGAAGAGCTTATTGATGAGATTAATAGCGTTGCTTTAAAAAAGGGCTTTATCTATTCGCATTATTCTTTAGGGGGGAGTTCAAGGCAGTATTTTAGTGAAACAAACGCTCAAAAAATTGATGCGATGCGTTTAAAAATTGAAGAGCTTAAGCTTTCTCAAAACATTGATAACCATGCGTATTATTTTTTGCTCGCATCGCTATTAGAAAGCGCGGACAAGGTGGCTAACACTGCTTCAGTTTATGGGGCTTTTTTAAAACGCCTTAAAAAAAGCGCTCAAAAAGAACTCATTTTAAAAGGCGCTCATTTTGATTTGAGTTTAAACGCTAATGAAGTGTATCAGCAAGACGCTAGCGAACTGATCGGGAAGATTTCAGGGGATATTTTGTATTTAGATCCTCCTTATAATGCGAGGCAATACGGATCGAATTACCATTTATTAAACACGATTGCTGCTTATACGCCCTTTGCTCCAAAAGGCAAAACCGGCTTGCCCAGTTACCAGAAATCATCGTTTTGCTCTCGCGCTAAAATCTTAAACGCTTTTGAAAATTTAATCAAAACAGCGCGATTCAAATATATCTTTTTAAGCTATAACAATGAAGGGCTTATGAGTGAAACAGAGATTGGAAATATCTTAAAAAAATACGGCGCTTACTCCTTAATTACCAAAACTTACATGCGTTTTAAAGCGGATAGCAAATGCGCCCACAAAGCCGCACACACCAAAGAGTGTTTGCATATTCTTATCAAATAA
- the nusG gene encoding transcription termination/antitermination protein NusG, with translation MDWYAIQTYSGSEQSVKKAIENLANDHNIRDRIQEIIVPTEDIIEVSKKSKTKVTERSLYPGYVFIKVDLDTVLWHKIQSLPRVSRFIGENKKPTPLSEADIGYILEKMNNRAAPKPKIFFEQGEVVRVVEGPFANFTATVEEYDVEHRKLKLNVSIFGRNTPIEILHSQVEKII, from the coding sequence ATGGATTGGTATGCCATACAAACTTATTCAGGGAGCGAGCAGTCCGTTAAGAAAGCGATTGAGAATCTAGCGAACGATCATAATATAAGAGACAGGATACAAGAGATCATTGTGCCTACTGAAGATATTATAGAGGTTTCTAAAAAAAGCAAGACGAAAGTAACGGAACGAAGCCTTTATCCTGGATATGTTTTTATTAAGGTGGATTTAGATACGGTTTTGTGGCATAAGATACAATCTTTGCCAAGAGTGAGTCGTTTTATTGGAGAAAACAAAAAGCCAACCCCATTGAGTGAAGCGGATATTGGGTATATTTTAGAAAAAATGAATAACCGAGCAGCCCCCAAGCCAAAAATCTTTTTTGAGCAAGGCGAAGTGGTGCGCGTGGTGGAAGGTCCTTTTGCAAACTTTACCGCTACGGTGGAAGAGTATGATGTGGAACACCGCAAGCTTAAGCTCAATGTTTCTATTTTTGGTAGGAACACTCCAATAGAGATTTTGCATTCGCAAGTGGAAAAAATTATATAA
- a CDS encoding HAD family hydrolase — MALEVVLWDFDGVIFDSMHLKNEGFKALFQKHGNKNQENLKQFEVYHYQSRGVSRNEKIQYFYNEILKTPIAQEKVDALALEFGAIIEQKLFDREHLNSEVMAFIDKHYKNYIFHIASAALHSELQVLCEFLGIVKYFKSVEGSPPNKPKIIANIIQKYAYNPSRMLMIGDSVNDYESAKANEVAFLGYNSKVLKNLVGQNGYQGKYLESFKGFDLQNFTKE; from the coding sequence ATGGCGCTTGAAGTGGTTTTATGGGATTTTGATGGCGTGATTTTTGACAGCATGCATTTAAAAAATGAAGGGTTTAAGGCGTTGTTTCAAAAGCATGGTAACAAGAATCAAGAGAATTTGAAACAATTTGAAGTTTATCATTATCAAAGTAGAGGGGTTTCAAGGAATGAAAAAATCCAATATTTTTATAATGAGATTTTAAAAACCCCTATCGCTCAAGAAAAAGTGGATGCATTAGCCCTAGAGTTTGGCGCTATTATAGAACAAAAGCTTTTTGATAGAGAGCATTTGAACAGCGAAGTGATGGCGTTTATTGATAAGCATTATAAAAATTATATTTTCCATATCGCTTCAGCGGCCTTGCATAGTGAATTGCAAGTGTTGTGCGAGTTTTTAGGGATCGTTAAGTATTTTAAGAGCGTTGAAGGGAGTCCGCCTAATAAACCTAAAATCATCGCTAATATCATTCAAAAATATGCCTATAACCCAAGCCGCATGCTAATGATAGGCGATAGCGTCAATGACTATGAAAGCGCTAAAGCTAATGAAGTGGCGTTTTTGGGCTATAACAGCAAGGTTTTGAAAAATTTAGTGGGTCAAAACGGCTATCAAGGGAAGTACTTGGAGAGTTTTAAAGGGTTTGATTTGCAGAACTTTACAAAAGAGTAA
- the secE gene encoding preprotein translocase subunit SecE, which yields MDKWLMQYKLAREELSKVIFPIKEQIRNALVSVLVVVSAITLFLALLDFSLGAFVSSVL from the coding sequence ATGGATAAATGGCTCATGCAATATAAATTAGCTAGAGAAGAGCTTTCTAAAGTGATATTTCCTATTAAGGAGCAGATACGCAATGCGCTTGTTTCTGTTTTGGTGGTAGTGAGTGCTATCACGCTATTTTTAGCTTTGTTGGATTTTTCTCTAGGGGCTTTTGTCTCTAGTGTTCTATAG
- the rpmG gene encoding 50S ribosomal protein L33: MKVKIGLKCSDCEDINYSTTKNAKTNTEKLELKKFCPKENKHTLHKEIKLKS; encoded by the coding sequence ATGAAAGTTAAAATAGGGTTGAAGTGTTCTGATTGTGAAGACATCAATTACAGCACAACCAAGAACGCTAAAACTAACACTGAAAAACTGGAGCTTAAGAAGTTCTGCCCAAAGGAAAATAAGCACACTCTTCATAAAGAAATCAAATTGAAGAGCTAG
- a CDS encoding F0F1 ATP synthase subunit C, giving the protein MKFLALFLLALAGVAFAHDGGMGGMDMIKSYSILGAMIGLGIAAFGGAIGMGNAAAATITGTARNPGVGGKLLTTMFVAMAMIEAQVIYTLVFAIIAIYSNPFLS; this is encoded by the coding sequence ATGAAATTTTTAGCGTTATTTCTTCTGGCTTTAGCGGGCGTTGCTTTCGCTCACGATGGTGGAATGGGTGGGATGGATATGATTAAATCTTATTCTATCTTAGGAGCGATGATCGGTCTAGGGATTGCCGCTTTTGGTGGGGCGATCGGCATGGGGAATGCGGCCGCAGCGACCATTACAGGCACAGCGAGAAACCCAGGAGTGGGCGGTAAATTGCTCACAACCATGTTCGTGGCCATGGCGATGATTGAAGCACAAGTGATTTATACTCTAGTGTTTGCTATTATCGCTATTTATAGTAACCCATTCTTAAGTTAA
- the rplA gene encoding 50S ribosomal protein L1, with product MAKKVFKRLEKLFSKIQNDKAYGVEQGVEVVKSLASAKFDETVEVALRLGVDPRHADQMVRGAVVLPHGTGKKVRVAVFAKDIKQDEAKNAGADVVGGDDLAEEIKNGRIDFDMVIATPDMMAVVGKVGRILGPKGLMPNPKTGTVTMDIAKAVTNAKSGQVNFRVDKKGNVHAPIGKASFPEEKIKENMLELVKTINRLKPSSAKGKYIRNAALSLTMSPSVNLDAQELMDIK from the coding sequence GTGGCAAAAAAAGTATTTAAAAGATTAGAAAAACTTTTTTCTAAAATTCAAAACGATAAAGCGTATGGCGTAGAGCAAGGCGTAGAGGTGGTTAAATCCCTCGCTTCAGCCAAATTTGATGAAACCGTGGAAGTGGCGTTAAGACTGGGGGTTGATCCAAGGCATGCGGATCAAATGGTGCGCGGTGCGGTGGTGCTTCCTCATGGAACAGGGAAAAAGGTAAGAGTGGCCGTTTTTGCAAAAGACATTAAGCAAGATGAAGCCAAAAACGCCGGGGCTGATGTCGTTGGCGGAGACGATTTGGCTGAAGAAATCAAAAATGGTCGTATTGATTTTGACATGGTGATCGCAACGCCTGATATGATGGCGGTTGTCGGTAAAGTGGGTAGGATTTTAGGTCCTAAAGGTTTGATGCCAAACCCCAAAACCGGAACCGTTACGATGGATATTGCTAAAGCGGTTACCAACGCTAAAAGCGGTCAAGTGAATTTTAGGGTGGATAAAAAGGGTAATGTTCATGCCCCTATTGGCAAAGCGAGTTTTCCTGAAGAAAAAATCAAAGAAAACATGCTTGAGTTGGTTAAAACAATCAACCGCCTAAAACCCAGTAGTGCGAAAGGCAAGTATATTAGAAACGCCGCTCTTTCGCTCACCATGTCGCCTTCAGTGAATTTGGACGCACAAGAATTGATGGATATTAAATAG
- the cysE gene encoding serine O-acetyltransferase, whose protein sequence is MLDLSYSLERVLQEDPAARNKWEVLLLYPGIHALLCHRLAHALHKRGFYFIARALSQLARFITGIEIHPGAKIGRGLFIDHGMGVVIGETTEIGDDVTIYHGVTLGGTGKFKGKRHPTLGNRVVVGAGAKVLGAICVGDDVKIGANAVVLSDLPTGSTAVGAKAKTITKDR, encoded by the coding sequence ATGCTAGATCTGTCTTATAGCCTAGAGCGTGTCTTGCAAGAAGACCCGGCAGCCAGGAATAAGTGGGAGGTTCTTTTGCTTTATCCGGGCATTCATGCACTGCTTTGCCACCGCCTAGCGCATGCGTTGCACAAGCGGGGGTTTTATTTTATTGCGCGCGCGCTTTCTCAGTTGGCGCGCTTTATTACTGGGATAGAAATCCACCCAGGCGCTAAGATTGGGAGAGGGCTTTTTATTGATCATGGCATGGGTGTGGTGATTGGCGAGACCACAGAGATTGGAGATGATGTTACCATTTATCATGGCGTAACTCTAGGGGGCACGGGCAAGTTTAAGGGCAAGCGCCACCCTACTTTAGGCAACCGAGTGGTAGTGGGGGCAGGGGCTAAGGTCTTGGGCGCAATTTGCGTAGGTGATGATGTGAAGATTGGAGCTAATGCGGTGGTGCTTTCAGATTTACCCACGGGTTCAACGGCTGTAGGCGCTAAAGCTAAAACCATCACAAAAGATCGTTAA
- the tuf gene encoding elongation factor Tu, translating into MAKEKFNRTKPHVNIGTIGHVDHGKTTLSAAISAVLSLKGLAEMKDYDNIDNAPEEKERGITIATSHIEYETENRHYAHVDCPGHADYVKNMITGAAQMDGAILVVSAADGPMPQTREHILLSRQVGVPHIVVFLNKQDMVDDQELLELVEMEVRELLSAYEFPGDDTPIVAGSALRALEEAKAGNVGEWGEKVLKLMAEVDAYIPTPERDTEKTFLMPVEDVFSIAGRGTVVTGRIERGVVKVGDEVEIVGIRATQKTTVTGVEMFRKELEKGEAGDNVGVLLRGTKKEEVERGMVLCKPGSITPHKKFEGEIYVLSKEEGGRHTPFFTNYRPQFYVRTTDVTGSITLPEGVEMVMPGDNVKITVELISPVALELGTKFAIREGGRTVGAGVVSNIIE; encoded by the coding sequence ATGGCAAAAGAAAAGTTTAACAGAACTAAGCCGCATGTTAATATTGGAACCATTGGGCATGTAGACCATGGTAAAACGACTTTGAGTGCAGCGATTTCAGCGGTGCTTTCTTTGAAAGGTCTTGCAGAAATGAAAGACTATGATAATATTGATAACGCCCCTGAAGAAAAAGAAAGAGGGATCACTATCGCTACTTCTCACATTGAATATGAGACTGAAAACAGACACTATGCGCATGTGGATTGCCCAGGGCACGCTGACTATGTAAAAAACATGATCACCGGTGCGGCGCAAATGGACGGAGCGATTTTGGTTGTTTCTGCAGCTGATGGTCCTATGCCTCAAACCAGGGAGCATATCTTATTGTCTCGTCAAGTAGGCGTGCCTCACATCGTTGTTTTCTTAAACAAACAAGACATGGTAGATGATCAAGAATTGTTAGAGCTAGTAGAAATGGAAGTGCGCGAATTGTTGAGCGCGTATGAATTCCCTGGTGATGACACTCCTATCGTAGCGGGTTCAGCTTTAAGAGCTTTAGAAGAAGCAAAGGCTGGCAATGTGGGTGAATGGGGTGAAAAAGTGCTTAAGCTCATGGCTGAAGTGGATGCCTATATCCCTACCCCAGAAAGAGACACTGAAAAAACTTTCTTGATGCCGGTTGAAGATGTGTTCTCTATTGCGGGTAGAGGAACTGTGGTTACGGGCAGGATTGAAAGAGGTGTGGTAAAAGTAGGCGATGAAGTGGAAATCGTTGGTATCAGAGCTACACAAAAAACGACTGTAACCGGTGTGGAAATGTTTAGAAAAGAGTTAGAAAAAGGTGAGGCCGGTGATAATGTGGGCGTGCTTTTGAGAGGAACTAAAAAAGAAGAAGTAGAACGAGGTATGGTTCTATGCAAACCAGGTTCTATCACTCCACACAAGAAATTTGAGGGAGAAATTTATGTCCTTTCTAAAGAAGAAGGCGGGAGACACACTCCATTCTTTACCAACTACCGCCCGCAATTCTATGTGCGCACGACTGATGTGACTGGCTCTATTACCCTTCCTGAAGGCGTAGAAATGGTTATGCCTGGCGATAATGTTAAAATCACTGTAGAGTTGATTAGCCCTGTTGCATTGGAATTGGGAACTAAATTTGCGATTCGTGAAGGCGGTAGGACCGTTGGTGCTGGTGTTGTGAGCAATATTATTGAATAA
- the rplJ gene encoding 50S ribosomal protein L10 has protein sequence MQKQHQRQHKVELIANLKSQFVDAKALLICDYKGLSVRKLEVLRNKARNQGIKVQVIKNTLAHIAMKEAGYSDLDLKETNVFLWGDDQIALSKLVFDFQKEHKDHFVLKAGLFDKESVSVAHVEAVSKLPSKEELMGMLLSVWTAPVRYFVTGLDNLRKAKEEN, from the coding sequence ATGCAAAAACAACATCAAAGGCAACATAAAGTAGAGCTAATCGCTAACTTAAAATCGCAATTTGTAGATGCCAAAGCCCTTTTAATTTGCGATTATAAGGGTCTTAGCGTGAGAAAGTTGGAAGTTTTAAGGAATAAAGCTCGCAATCAAGGCATTAAAGTGCAAGTGATTAAGAACACTCTTGCCCATATTGCCATGAAAGAGGCCGGCTATTCTGATTTGGATTTGAAAGAAACCAATGTGTTTTTGTGGGGCGATGATCAAATCGCTCTCTCTAAACTTGTGTTTGACTTCCAAAAAGAGCATAAAGATCACTTTGTGTTGAAAGCGGGCTTGTTTGATAAAGAAAGCGTTAGCGTAGCTCATGTGGAAGCGGTTTCAAAACTTCCGAGCAAAGAAGAGCTTATGGGAATGTTGCTTTCTGTTTGGACGGCTCCGGTACGTTATTTTGTTACGGGTTTAGACAATTTGCGTAAAGCGAAAGAAGAAAACTAA
- the rplK gene encoding 50S ribosomal protein L11 translates to MAKKVVGEIKLQIPAGKANPSPPVGPALGQRGVNIMEFCKAFNERTKDMGSFNIPVIITVYQDKSFTFITKKPPVTDLIKKASGVEKGSDNPLKNKIAKLTHKQVEEIAQLKMEDLNTSTMEAAKKIIMGSARSMGVEVVD, encoded by the coding sequence ATGGCTAAAAAAGTAGTCGGAGAAATCAAACTTCAAATCCCTGCCGGTAAGGCAAACCCTTCACCTCCAGTAGGGCCAGCGTTGGGTCAAAGAGGGGTTAATATCATGGAATTTTGCAAGGCTTTTAATGAGAGAACTAAAGACATGGGGAGTTTTAATATCCCGGTCATTATCACGGTTTATCAAGATAAGAGTTTCACCTTTATCACTAAAAAGCCTCCGGTAACCGATTTAATCAAAAAAGCTTCTGGGGTTGAAAAAGGTTCTGACAACCCGCTTAAAAATAAGATTGCAAAGCTCACCCACAAGCAAGTGGAAGAGATCGCACAATTGAAAATGGAAGATTTAAACACAAGCACCATGGAAGCGGCCAAAAAAATCATTATGGGTAGTGCTAGGAGCATGGGCGTAGAAGTTGTGGATTGA
- a CDS encoding polyribonucleotide nucleotidyltransferase, with amino-acid sequence MDFITINSGNKTEEFALKQVAKQATSSLMYRSGKTIILASVCTEREPVSEDFLPLVVQFLEKSYAAGKIPGGFVKREGRAQDFEILTSRLIDRTLRPLFPKDYRYPTQITLMVLSHDIENDLQVSALNAASAALFLVRIAPIKSVSACRIARIDNEFIINPNASLLNQSSLDLFVSGTKESLNMIEMRSLGQKLNALEEPLMLKALELAQKSLKETCTLYEEVFTPHQNELLFKESQGIVFNERLLDLLKNQYFDEIIKGIESSALSERENVFNEIARKISEAHSEFSLEEIELSLEKVKKTEIRRMIIKDKIRPDKRALEEVRPIVIESDLLPMAHSSILFTRGQTQSLVVGVLGTDNDAQTHESLEHKAPIKERFMFHYNFPPFCVGEASSIGATSRRELGHGNLAKRALETSIKNKEQVIRLVSEILESNGSSSMASVCAGSLALYASGVEIYDLVAGVAMGMVSEGQDHAILSDISGLEDAEGDMDFKIAGNLEGITAMQMDTKMSGIQLEVLYQALLQAKRAREHILKIMHEAKEKIVIDFSHLPATEIFNVVPDKIVEIIGQGGRVIREIVEKFEVKIDLNKQSGEVKIMGNKERVLKTKEFILNYLHSLDQELEQYAIDEILEAQVKRIVDFGAFLSLPKGGEGLLRKQNMDRCQVVLKEGDSIKCRVISFNRGKIALDLA; translated from the coding sequence ATGGATTTTATCACCATCAATTCTGGTAACAAAACCGAAGAGTTCGCTCTCAAACAAGTGGCCAAACAAGCCACTAGCTCTCTTATGTATCGCTCAGGAAAAACCATCATTCTAGCGAGCGTGTGCACAGAAAGAGAGCCTGTGAGTGAAGATTTTCTGCCTTTAGTGGTGCAGTTTTTAGAAAAATCTTATGCAGCTGGGAAGATCCCGGGTGGTTTTGTTAAAAGAGAAGGCAGGGCGCAAGATTTTGAAATCTTAACCTCTAGGCTTATAGACAGGACTTTACGCCCTTTATTCCCTAAAGACTACCGCTACCCTACACAGATCACTTTAATGGTCTTAAGCCATGATATTGAAAACGACTTGCAAGTTTCTGCTTTAAACGCTGCTTCAGCCGCTCTCTTTTTGGTCCGTATCGCTCCCATTAAAAGCGTGAGTGCTTGCAGGATCGCTAGGATTGATAACGAATTTATCATTAACCCTAACGCAAGCCTTTTGAATCAATCCAGTTTGGATTTATTCGTGTCCGGCACAAAAGAGAGTTTGAACATGATAGAAATGCGCTCTTTAGGGCAAAAATTAAACGCTTTAGAAGAGCCTTTAATGCTAAAAGCTTTAGAATTGGCTCAAAAAAGTTTGAAAGAAACTTGCACGCTTTATGAAGAAGTGTTCACGCCCCACCAAAACGAGCTGCTTTTTAAAGAGAGCCAAGGAATAGTCTTTAATGAAAGGCTGTTAGATTTATTAAAAAATCAGTATTTTGATGAAATCATCAAAGGCATTGAAAGTTCTGCTTTGAGCGAGCGGGAAAATGTTTTCAATGAAATTGCCAGAAAAATCAGTGAAGCCCACTCAGAATTCAGTTTAGAAGAAATTGAATTGTCTTTAGAAAAAGTGAAAAAAACTGAGATAAGACGCATGATCATTAAGGATAAAATCCGCCCGGATAAGCGCGCGTTAGAAGAAGTGCGGCCCATTGTGATAGAGAGCGATTTGCTCCCTATGGCACATAGCTCCATTTTATTCACTAGGGGGCAAACTCAAAGCTTAGTGGTAGGGGTTTTAGGCACGGATAATGACGCTCAAACCCATGAGAGTTTGGAGCATAAAGCCCCTATCAAAGAGCGGTTCATGTTCCATTATAATTTCCCTCCTTTTTGCGTGGGCGAAGCGAGTTCTATTGGCGCGACTTCAAGGCGCGAATTAGGGCATGGGAATTTAGCTAAAAGGGCCTTAGAAACGAGCATTAAAAATAAAGAGCAGGTGATACGATTGGTTTCTGAGATTTTAGAAAGCAATGGTTCAAGCTCAATGGCGAGCGTGTGCGCAGGCTCTTTAGCCCTTTATGCAAGCGGTGTGGAAATTTATGATTTAGTCGCTGGGGTGGCTATGGGCATGGTGAGCGAAGGGCAAGATCACGCTATTTTAAGCGATATTAGCGGTTTAGAAGACGCAGAAGGCGATATGGATTTTAAGATTGCCGGGAATTTAGAAGGCATTACGGCTATGCAAATGGATACCAAAATGAGCGGTATCCAATTAGAGGTTTTATACCAAGCCTTACTCCAAGCTAAAAGAGCGCGAGAGCATATTTTAAAAATCATGCATGAAGCGAAAGAAAAGATTGTGATCGATTTTTCCCATTTGCCTGCAACTGAAATTTTTAATGTCGTGCCGGATAAAATTGTAGAAATTATCGGTCAAGGGGGGCGTGTGATCAGAGAGATAGTAGAAAAGTTTGAGGTTAAAATTGATTTGAATAAACAAAGCGGTGAAGTGAAAATCATGGGGAATAAAGAGCGTGTTTTAAAAACTAAGGAATTTATTTTAAACTATTTGCATTCTTTAGATCAAGAATTGGAGCAATACGCTATTGATGAGATATTAGAAGCTCAAGTGAAACGAATCGTGGATTTTGGGGCGTTTTTAAGCTTGCCTAAGGGAGGCGAAGGCTTGTTAAGAAAGCAAAATATGGACAGGTGTCAAGTGGTTTTAAAAGAAGGCGATAGCATCAAATGCAGGGTGATTAGTTTCAATAGAGGTAAAATCGCTTTAGATTTGGCTTAA
- a CDS encoding ABC transporter ATP-binding protein, which produces MAKKKHKISTLKYFLRSLKQIYMLITFKEKIVFFLLVLMAVFSSFVEVMSLTLLMPFITLASDPNRALDDKDWKMVYDFFHFSSPVRLMYFFSFCLVGIYLFRMFYGVSFTYLKGRFSNKKAYQIKQQLFLQHIKSNYLSHLNHNLDSLRDIINNKAEGMFASFNAFLNLLTEITVIVFFYSTLILTNWKITLVFTIILALQIFLIVKKVTVLIKKKGEMAAKSKAQTLKVFSKFFSNFKITKLKDNHEEAHKLFGENSRKAHDTEIIYATLQVVPRYSIETVGFSLLILAVAYILFKYGEAKMVLPTISMYALALYRILPSVTGVINYYNEIAYNQLATNIVFKSLSKTIVEEDLVPLDFNKKITLQNISFAYKSKHPVLKNFNLTIQKGQKVALIGHSGCGKSTLADIIMGLTYPKSGEIFIDNTLLTNENRRSWRKKIGYIPQNIYLFDGTVGDNIAFGSAIDEKRLIKVCKMAHIYDFLCELEGLKTQVGEGGAKLSGGQKQRIGIARALYDNPEILVLDEATSALDNETERKIMDEIYQIAKNKTLIVIAHRLSTIERCEVIIDMSQHKDNLG; this is translated from the coding sequence ATGGCGAAAAAAAAACATAAAATTTCTACTTTAAAATACTTTTTGCGCTCTTTAAAGCAAATCTACATGCTCATCACTTTCAAGGAAAAAATCGTTTTTTTCCTGCTTGTGTTGATGGCTGTTTTTTCTTCTTTTGTGGAAGTGATGTCCCTAACTCTCCTAATGCCTTTTATCACTCTCGCTTCCGATCCCAATAGGGCTTTAGACGACAAAGATTGGAAAATGGTCTATGATTTTTTCCATTTTTCATCTCCCGTTCGTCTTATGTATTTCTTTAGCTTTTGCTTGGTGGGGATTTATTTGTTCAGGATGTTTTATGGGGTGTCTTTCACTTATTTGAAAGGGCGTTTTTCCAATAAGAAAGCTTATCAAATCAAACAACAACTTTTTTTACAGCACATTAAAAGCAACTATCTCTCCCACCTTAACCACAATTTGGATTCTTTAAGAGACATTATCAATAATAAAGCAGAGGGCATGTTTGCGAGCTTTAACGCTTTTTTGAATTTACTCACTGAAATAACCGTGATCGTTTTTTTCTACTCCACGCTCATATTAACTAATTGGAAAATAACGCTCGTTTTTACTATAATTCTCGCCTTACAAATTTTTCTTATTGTCAAAAAAGTCACCGTTCTTATCAAAAAAAAGGGTGAGATGGCTGCCAAATCCAAAGCGCAAACGCTTAAGGTTTTTTCAAAATTTTTCAGCAATTTCAAAATCACTAAACTCAAAGACAACCACGAAGAAGCCCACAAGCTTTTTGGAGAAAATAGCCGTAAAGCTCATGACACCGAGATTATTTACGCCACTTTACAAGTAGTCCCCAGGTATTCAATAGAAACGGTGGGCTTTAGTTTGTTGATTTTAGCGGTCGCTTACATTCTATTCAAATACGGCGAAGCTAAAATGGTGCTCCCTACCATTTCTATGTATGCTCTAGCGCTTTATCGCATACTCCCTTCTGTAACTGGAGTGATCAATTACTACAATGAAATCGCTTACAACCAGCTTGCGACCAACATTGTTTTTAAAAGCCTTTCTAAAACCATCGTTGAAGAGGATTTAGTCCCTTTAGACTTTAATAAAAAAATCACTCTTCAAAACATTTCATTCGCTTATAAGTCAAAACACCCGGTTTTAAAAAATTTTAACCTCACCATTCAAAAAGGTCAAAAAGTCGCTCTCATAGGCCATAGCGGGTGCGGAAAATCCACGCTAGCAGATATTATTATGGGGCTTACCTACCCTAAAAGCGGGGAAATTTTTATTGATAACACCCTTTTAACCAACGAAAACAGGCGCTCATGGCGTAAAAAAATAGGCTATATCCCCCAAAATATTTACCTTTTTGATGGCACTGTGGGGGATAATATCGCTTTTGGGAGTGCCATAGATGAAAAACGCTTGATTAAGGTGTGCAAAATGGCTCATATTTATGATTTTTTATGCGAGCTTGAAGGCCTTAAAACCCAAGTGGGCGAAGGGGGTGCTAAGCTTAGCGGCGGTCAAAAACAGCGCATAGGCATTGCAAGAGCCTTATACGATAACCCTGAAATTTTGGTTTTAGATGAAGCCACTTCGGCCCTAGATAATGAAACCGAGAGGAAAATCATGGATGAAATCTATCAAATCGCTAAAAATAAAACTCTGATCGTTATCGCCCACCGCTTAAGCACGATTGAACGCTGTGAAGTCATCATTGATATGAGCCAACACAAAGACAATCTTGGCTGA